TGACACGTTCTGGGATCTTTCGGCATCTTTCCGGCACGGCTCGACGGTCGGGCCGCATGGTGTGCGTTTGGGGTGTGTTTCGGCATGGGTGGACGGCGTGAGGTCTACGACTCGGTGCAGGCGGCGGGCCGGTTGCGGGTTCCGGTGGCGGCGTGGAGGTGGGCGACGGGTTCGGGTCTGGTCCCGGCGGCGGACGCCGGCCGGGGGGAGTGGTCGCGGGCGGTGGTCGAGGCGGTCGACCCGGAGGCGGTGCGGGCCGCGTTGCGGGGCCCGATCGGCGCCGGGGTGGCGGCGGACCGGCTGACGGAAGCCCTGGGGGTCCCGCTGCCGCCGATGCGGCCTCGGGTGACGGCGGCGGCCATCGGGCATCTCGTCCGGGCCGGCCTGCTGGTCTACCTCGGCGGTGAGGCGGAGTTCCCCGAGGTGCACCCGGAGCAGGTGGCGGCCCTGGCCCGCCGCCGGGACCTGCCCGCGCTCCTGGACCGGCACGTGCCCCTCGGCCCCGACCAGGCCGCCGTCCGCCTCGGGGTGCGGCGTCGGGACTTTGACGAAGTGGTCCGACTCGGTTTCCTCGCCCCTGTGGCGACGGTGGAGATCGACTACAAGCGCCAGGGCGGCGTGACCACCGTCCCGCTCTACAGCGCCCGTGACATCGCGCTCCTGGACGTGGTCCGCCCTCGGGTGGACTGGCGGGCTGTGCGGGAGACCCGGCCGGGCCGCCGGTCTCTGCTCGTCGGCCTGACTCCGCTCACCCCGGACACGGACCGGGTTCTGCTCGCGGAGGTGGGCTGGATCGCGGGGGTGGGGCGGGCGGCGGTGGTCAACTGGCGGCGCCGCCACACCGACTTCCCCGCCCCGACCGGCGGGACGGACGTGCATCCGGAGTTCGACCGGGCCGACGTCGTCGTGTGGCTGCTCGCCCACGACAAGATCGTCATTCCCGCCGGGGCGGGGGCGGCCTCGCTGCGGGTGCGCGGCACACGGGGCGCCACAGGCCGGTTCCGGCTGGATGCCCCGTTGGCTGGGCCTCGCCGAGGGGCCTGTCCGCTACCGGGGGCGGACCGGGCTCCCCCGGGTGGGGGAGTACGGGATCGTGCTGCGGCCGGATCCGGGGGAGGGGCCTGTTCGGAGAGGCTAGGTCCACGGCGGGGGGACACCGGACCGCCACCCGAACCCGAGCATCCCGGAGGACCCGATGGCGACCGAGAACGGGACCGAGAACCCGACCGAGAACGCGACCGTGCTGCCCGCCCGCCGGTCCGCATGGCCCGGTTGGGTGGCCGCCGCCGCGGCCCTGGCGTACGCGGCTCCGCACTTCTGGTGGGGCGCCGGCGTCTCGGCGATGTTCCCCGGGGACTTCGCCATGGCCCCGGACGGGAACCTGGAGGCCGCCATCGGCTACTGGTTCATGGGCGCCCTGGCCGTGTTCGGCGCGGTGCTCGCCCTCGCCCTGGTCCGTCCCTGGGGCCGCCGCTTCCCGGCCCTCCTCATCGCCGTCCCGTCGGGGCTCGCCGCGATCGGGATGATCCTCTGGGGCTTCATGTACTTCGCGATGCAGTACATGCTCGCCGTCGGCCGCGTGGTCTCGTCCCCGGCCTTCGCGGCCAAGGACGCCCACCCGCAGGCCGCCTGGGGGCTGTTCTGGTACGGCCTCTTCCTGGTCTGGGGCATCACCCTGGGCATCGCCGCCTGGCAGCGCCTGCGCGCGCGCCGGGACGGGGCCTGACACCCCTAGTCTTCTGAGTCAGGAATTCTGTTCAGATATGAGGCGAGGCGTTCGAGGATCTCGTCCGCGGTCTTGGTCCAGATGTAGGGCCTGGGGTCGGTGTTCCAGGCTGCGATCCAGGTCCGGATGTCCTTCTCCAAGGCCTGGACGGTCTTGTGGACGCCTCGCCGTATCTGTTTGTTCGTCAGCTCGGCGAACCATCGCTCCACAAGGTTGAGCCAGGACGATCCAGTCGGTGTGAAGTGCAGATGGAACCGTGGGTGGGCCAGTAGTCAGGTCTTGATGGCCGGGGTCTTGTGGGTGGCGTAGTTGTCCAGCACGAGGTGGATGCCGAGGCCGTCCGGCACTTCCCGGTCGAGCTTGATGAGGAACTTCTTGAACTCCTCGGCGCGGTGGCGGCGGTGCAGGGAACCGATGACCTTGCCGGTGGCGACCCCCAGGGCGGCGAACAGGGTGGTGGTGCCGGCCCGGACATAGTCGTGCGTGACGCGTTGCGGCACTCCGGGCATCATCGGCAGCACCGGCTGTGAGCGGTCGAGGGCCTGGATCTGCGACTTCTCGTCCACGCAGAAGACCAGAGCCCGCTCGGGCGGGTCCAGATAGAGGCCGACGACATCGTGGACCTTGTCGACGAAGTACGGGTCTGTCGACAGCTTGAACGTCTCCGACCGGTGCGGCGGCAGACCGAACGCCCGCCAGACCCGCGACACCGTCGACTGCGACAAGCCCGTCTGCCTCGCCATCGACCGCGTCGACCAGTGCGTCGCGTTCTTCGGAGCCGACTCCAGCGTCCTGGTGACCAGCGCGGCCACCTGCTCGTCGGTCACCGTCCGGGGACCGCCCGATCGGGGCATGTCTCCCAGGCCGGCGATCCGATGCTCAACGAACCTTGCCCGCCAGCGGCCCACCGCATGCGGCGTCGAGCCGAGCCGGGCAGCGACGTCCTTGTTGGACGCACCCCCCGCGCAGGCCAGGATGATCCGACAGCGCAAGGCCCACGCCTGCGGCGTGGAACGGCGTCGCACCCGCCCCTCGAGCGCAGCCCGTTCCTCGTCCGACAGAACCAACTCGGCCTTCGGCCGTCCAGTACGTGCCACAGGCCAAGTCTAAACATCTGAACAGAATTCCTGACTCAGAAGACTAGGGCCTGTCGTCAAACTCCCGTCTACCCCGCCCTTCGGGCGACGACGGGAGTTTGACGACAAGCCCTGGCCGTCTGTGCAGGCTCGACAACACGAGGCCCCCGGGACGCTCGTCCCGGGGGCCTGGCTGTGCACTTCGCTGACCGCCTGGTTCAACGACCAGCGGGAGGGGGTGTTACGCCCAGTCCACGCCCAACTCACCAAGTGCTGCCCGCTGCTTGGCATCGAGTTTGGCGCGGCGGGTTTTGGTGTTGGAGATCCATACGCCGAGCTTCACGACGGCCGGCTCCGTCTCGCCGTCGGCCGCAATGGGCTCGGCGTGGCTGCGCGGCACAGGCCGTTCCGCGCCTTCCCGCTCCACCCACTGCGCGAGCGCTGCCAGGCCCCGCTGGAACGCCTGCTGTGGCTCCTTCGCTGTACGCGGCGCCGCTGAGGCGGGAGATGGCGTCTGGGTGGGCTGTACGCCGAGCTTGGTCAGCCGTTCCCGCTGCTCGGGGAGAAGCTGCGCCCAGGTGCCCGGCTCCTGCTGCCGCCACCGCCACCTGCCGACGTCGTCGCCCTCGAAGACGACACCCGGTGCGATGTAGGGCAGGACGCCGTCGGCGTCGACCAGGTCCGCGAGGACGCGGTAGTGGCGTTGCCAGTCGAGCGGCCATGGGCAGTCCCAGTCCTGGTCGATCGTGGTGAGCTGCGCCGCGCGCTCCGCTGCCCGGTCCGGGTCTTTGCCGAGGCCGTTCTTCGCGCCCTTGCGGCGGAGGTTGGCCATGTGCTGCCCGATGGGCACCATCTCGTCGTCCTCGCCCCACACCGCGTCCTGCCGGGGCGCGAGGTGCCCGGTAGCGCGGTGGTAGGAGCGGAGCACGGCGAGCTTGGCCTCCCACGCCTCTTCGCCGGGCTCCCAGACCATCCCGGCCTCGGGCGCGTCCAGCAGGGTCTTGCGGCGCTCCTCGAGCTCTCCGGCGCGCAGTGCTTTGCGCTGTTGGTGCACCCACCGGCCGAGGGGGAAGTCCTTGGTGATGCCGACTTCGGTCTCGGTGTCGTACGGGACGGCGTACAGGCCGGTGATCCCGTTCTCGGCCCGCCACCGCAGGAGGGCCTGGTAGCCCTCCAGCCACACCAGGCTGTCCGGCCGGTAGACCCGGGTGCGCAGGAACGCGGCGATCGTGGCCGCGTCCCGGGGAGAGGAGAAGTGGAGCAGGGCCGCCGCGGCGACGGCGTCGGCGCCTTTCTCCTGGTCCTCGCCCTCGCCGCCGGCCCCGACGATCCGCCCGTCCTCGTCGCGGTGCAGGTGGACCTTGCGCTGGCCGCTGGTGAGGGCGCGGGAGGCGAGCTGCTCGACCAGGCGCTCATCATGACTGCGGAGGCCCTGGAGGACCGC
This genomic window from Streptomyces sp. NBC_01351 contains:
- a CDS encoding DUF3995 domain-containing protein codes for the protein MATENGTENPTENATVLPARRSAWPGWVAAAAALAYAAPHFWWGAGVSAMFPGDFAMAPDGNLEAAIGYWFMGALAVFGAVLALALVRPWGRRFPALLIAVPSGLAAIGMILWGFMYFAMQYMLAVGRVVSSPAFAAKDAHPQAAWGLFWYGLFLVWGITLGIAAWQRLRARRDGA
- a CDS encoding helicase associated domain-containing protein yields the protein MPPRDSDRHTEHHPHVSDEPSPWLHDQYKHDYLTARHCQQPTDINPAHRTHGTAGDLGRPWAAIHDNARIPADFRLYLTATPRILAAARPQKGTGGQELEFASMADDPDGTYGAWLAELGLSEAIERGILAGFEIDVLEIRDPSPVLGESEEARRGRRLALLQTALLEHAAAYNLRTVMTFHQRVEEAAAFADKLPETAAELYVTDASNADLAAAEKLPKSSIEAEFYELEAGRHVPPDRVWSAWLCGDHRVTERREVLRQFANGIDATNRRVHRAFLASVRVLGEGVDITGERGVEAICFADTRGSQVEIVQNIGRALWLNRDGSTKVARIIVPVFLEPGEDPTDMVASASFKPLVAVLQGLRSHDERLVEQLASRALTSGQRKVHLHRDEDGRIVGAGGEGEDQEKGADAVAAAALLHFSSPRDAATIAAFLRTRVYRPDSLVWLEGYQALLRWRAENGITGLYAVPYDTETEVGITKDFPLGRWVHQQRKALRAGELEERRKTLLDAPEAGMVWEPGEEAWEAKLAVLRSYHRATGHLAPRQDAVWGEDDEMVPIGQHMANLRRKGAKNGLGKDPDRAAERAAQLTTIDQDWDCPWPLDWQRHYRVLADLVDADGVLPYIAPGVVFEGDDVGRWRWRQQEPGTWAQLLPEQRERLTKLGVQPTQTPSPASAAPRTAKEPQQAFQRGLAALAQWVEREGAERPVPRSHAEPIAADGETEPAVVKLGVWISNTKTRRAKLDAKQRAALGELGVDWA